The sequence TCTCGATGATGACCGCGACCGTCACCAGGTCTTCATTATGATGATTAGGCTGGATGGCACCACCGCTCAGAGCGACCAAGGCCGGACGCAGATGCTTGCCCTGATTGGTCAGTGCATACTTCGCGTAAGGGGCGATCTCGGCATCGAACGCCTCCACCTGCTGGCCGAGGCTGACGGTGACGGCACTGAGGAAAGGCTGTACGGGGGCGACGATCAGCCGCCAATCAGCCAAGGGCTGGGGCGGGGTCATCGTGGCCGTCAAAGGGCCATTTGCCTTCTCGTCAGGAACCAACATTAGCTATCAATCTAGTTTGCCGGAAAACCAAGTCAAACCGATTGCCTCACCGTTGTTTGCTTACGATGGGGTTAATGCGCCCTAATGCAGAGGCGTTTTGGCAAGTTTTGAGCCGAAACATAAAGTCCGTGCCGCCGGATTCTAGCCGGCAGTTAAGTGCGTCCGACGAAACACGAGGTTTATGACGGGATGCCGATTTATCCTGTCGGACCGAAGTTTGCTCAGTTTCATTTGTCACACTGATTTACCAGTGTTAGCCCCTTTACTGCCGGCTAGAATCCGGCAGCACGTTGGGTAGTGGCGAAAACCCGGTGCATGCTTTATGTTCCGCCTGTGCAACTGGATTCGGTTCAAAGCGCGGCCCAAGAACAGTTTGGGAAACAAAGTCATCGGTACGGTAAGGGACACATCCTGCAGAATGTGGACGACGTCATCGCGGCCACGCAGCAAATGCTGCTGCCGCCGGTAGCCGATGTGCTGGATGTGGCCACGGGAGCGGGACATACCGGCCTCTATTTCGCCGGGTTGGGCCATCGCGTGACTCTGGCGGACATCGCGCAACCGATGTTGGACCGGGCCTTGGAAGCGGCGACGGAGCGCGGTTTGAAGATTACTACCCAGCAACATGCGGCGGAGAAGTTCCCTTATGCGAATGGCAGTTTCGATCTCGTGACGTGCCGCGTGGCGCCGCATCATTTCAGTTCGCCACCGGATTTTGTGAATGAAGCCGCGCGGGTGTTGCGTCCCGGTGGTTACTTCCTGTTGATCGATGGTTCTGTGCCGGATGATGAGCCGGAAGCGGAAGCATGGTTGCATGAGGTGGAGAAGTTGCGTGATCCCAGTCATAACCGGCTGCTTTCGCCGCGTTCCTGGACCAAGCTCTGTGTGATGGTGGGATTGAAAGTGAATTCAGCAGAGTTGAAGACGTTCAAGCAACCCGATCTCGAATGGTATTTCGAGACGGCGAACACGCCGCAGGAGAATCGGGTGGCCGTGCGCAGGCTGGTGGAGACGGCTTCGAAACATGTGCGAGAGTGTTATCGTGTGGCGATGGAAGCGGGAAAGACCGTGTGGTGGTGGCCGCGGCTGACGCTGATCGCGCAGCGGTAGTGGAGCGCGAAAACATTTTCCCCGTTTCGCTTTCGGCAGGATGCGGTATCTTCGGTGCGTGCAGACGTTGGCGGATAAATTGGCGGAGGCAGCAGCATCCCCCTTGAATACCGTGACTGTGCCAGACCTCTGGCAGCAGGAAGCAGTCACGGCATTGCGTGAGGGAAAGGATGTCGTCGTGCATGCGCCGACGGGTGCGGGGAAGACATTGATTTTCGAGCTGTGGTCGAATGGAGGGAAGAATCGCAATCAAGCCATCTACACGGTCCCAACACGTGCTTTGGCGAATGACAAATTGGCCGAATGGCGGGCACGCGGCTGGGATGTGGGCATTGCCACAGGTGATCTTTCGGAGAACCTGAATGCACCGGTCATCGTCGCCACGTTGGAGACGCAGAAGAATCGACTCATCCAAGGTGATGGTCCGGCACTGCTGGTGGTGGATGAATATCAGATGATTGGTGACCCGGATCGCGGGCTGAATTACGAACTGGCCATCGCACTCGCACCGCCCAAGACGCAGTTGCTGTTGCTCAGCGGCAGTGTGGGGAATCCGCAGGATGTGGTGAAGTGGCTGCGGCGAATCGGTCGGAACGCAGTGCAAGTGAAGTATGAGAAAAGGCCGGTGCCGTTGGATGAAGTCTTCGCGAATAATCTCAATTATCACGTGCCCTCCGAAGTGAAGGGTTACTGGCCGCGTTTTGTAGCGAAGGCATTGGCAGAGGATTTAGGACCGGTGTTGGTCTTTGCGCCAAGGCGTCAGGCCACGGAAACTTTGGCGGCAGATCTGGCGAGGTATCTGCCGAACCCGAATCCGCTGGAACTTACGCCGGAGCAGAAGTTGCTGGTGGGCGAGAATCTGGCCAAGATGTTGAAATCACGGGTGGCGTATCATCATAGCGGACTTAGCTACGGTGCGCGAGCGGGTGTGATCGAACCGCTGGCGAAGGCGGGGCAGTTGCGGTGTGTGGTGGCGACGATGGGCTTGGCGGCGGGGATCAATTTTTCCCTGCGCAGTGTGACTTTGGCGGGAGAATCTTATCGACGTGACCAAGTGGAGCAACCGTTGCGGCCCGATGAGATACTGCAGATGTTCGGGCGCGCGGGAAGGCGTGGCATCGATGAAGTGGGTTATGTGCTGGTGAGTTCGAACCAGATCCGCCTGAACGAAGGTTACGCGGCACATCTTTCACGGAGCGGCATGGTGGATTGGGGTGCGTTACTGGGAATCATGGCCGCAGCAGCGGATCAAGGGCGTGAACCATTCATCGATGCTGTGCGCGTGCAGGAGCGCCTCTTCACCACGAAGCCGATCTTTCTCGGCGTGGAAGAATCCTTAAAGCATCCGGTGACGCCGTGCGGATTGAAGACGGATGCAGAACGCGCGCGACACGTGGGGCAGCGTTATCGCGAGATGCGGAACAGCCGCGGTGAATGGCAGGCGATACCGAAGCCGGAGATACGGCGTGTCAGCGAAATCCAGATCGCCGAGATCAAAGTGCAAGAAGGACAGGCCGTGCCGCAATTGCGCCCGATGCTGACGGAGCCAGCGGCCTTGGACAAAGTAGGCACAGGACAGCTTTGCGAATTGAGAACGCAAGATGGCCGTAAGATTCACGGACGTGCGGTAACAGTGGCGGAGACGATGATGGGGGGACGCGTGTTCCTGGCCAAGTGGGTGCGCCGGATGACTGGCTGGAACGGACGCGAGATGCCGATGCCGACGTGGCAAGAGAAGGTGAAGAACATAGTGGCCACGAAGATGGCGGAGCAGGGGACACCGGTCATCCGTTTTGAACCGGTGGAGAACCACATCGTGGCGCAGGTCAGCTTGGAGAATCTGACGTTGGCAGTGCCGGTGGATCAGTACGGTGTGGCGCTGTGGAATCCGGTGATGCGCGATATTCTGCCACCCGATTGCGCGGTGTGTGATCAAGTGGAGCAATGCCGCCGAATACCAGCGGCTACCGGCACAGCTTTGTTGTGGCGTCGGCTGGGACTGGTGGAAGCGAGCGGGAAGCCGACCTTGCGCGGGCGCATCGTCAGTTTTTTTCAGCAAGGGTATGGTTTGGCGATTGCGGCGGCGTTGGAGGATAAAAACTATTCCTTGAATGAACTGATTTACGACATTGCGAACTTGGATGCTGGGTTCCGCTTTTGC is a genomic window of Verrucomicrobiia bacterium containing:
- a CDS encoding DEAD/DEAH box helicase, yielding MRYLRCVQTLADKLAEAAASPLNTVTVPDLWQQEAVTALREGKDVVVHAPTGAGKTLIFELWSNGGKNRNQAIYTVPTRALANDKLAEWRARGWDVGIATGDLSENLNAPVIVATLETQKNRLIQGDGPALLVVDEYQMIGDPDRGLNYELAIALAPPKTQLLLLSGSVGNPQDVVKWLRRIGRNAVQVKYEKRPVPLDEVFANNLNYHVPSEVKGYWPRFVAKALAEDLGPVLVFAPRRQATETLAADLARYLPNPNPLELTPEQKLLVGENLAKMLKSRVAYHHSGLSYGARAGVIEPLAKAGQLRCVVATMGLAAGINFSLRSVTLAGESYRRDQVEQPLRPDEILQMFGRAGRRGIDEVGYVLVSSNQIRLNEGYAAHLSRSGMVDWGALLGIMAAAADQGREPFIDAVRVQERLFTTKPIFLGVEESLKHPVTPCGLKTDAERARHVGQRYREMRNSRGEWQAIPKPEIRRVSEIQIAEIKVQEGQAVPQLRPMLTEPAALDKVGTGQLCELRTQDGRKIHGRAVTVAETMMGGRVFLAKWVRRMTGWNGREMPMPTWQEKVKNIVATKMAEQGTPVIRFEPVENHIVAQVSLENLTLAVPVDQYGVALWNPVMRDILPPDCAVCDQVEQCRRIPAATGTALLWRRLGLVEASGKPTLRGRIVSFFQQGYGLAIAAALEDKNYSLNELIYDIANLDAGFRFCTEESRWGGRLPMICHEKYGNQNIPGYLENGLPPKYGSGAETVVAGVHKNPASKAAWITDFLGVGDIDRVIIEWRSLLRQIAHSPKLDWPRYAELQKMAKEILNETESPTLTELPPLEYHQTKRVEHKLHFRR
- a CDS encoding class I SAM-dependent methyltransferase yields the protein MDDVIAATQQMLLPPVADVLDVATGAGHTGLYFAGLGHRVTLADIAQPMLDRALEAATERGLKITTQQHAAEKFPYANGSFDLVTCRVAPHHFSSPPDFVNEAARVLRPGGYFLLIDGSVPDDEPEAEAWLHEVEKLRDPSHNRLLSPRSWTKLCVMVGLKVNSAELKTFKQPDLEWYFETANTPQENRVAVRRLVETASKHVRECYRVAMEAGKTVWWWPRLTLIAQR